One window of the Rhipicephalus sanguineus isolate Rsan-2018 chromosome 4, BIME_Rsan_1.4, whole genome shotgun sequence genome contains the following:
- the LOC119390503 gene encoding glucoside xylosyltransferase 2 yields MAGQRTVCFVRCLFVVSVLVAVCLLKYEYNNLWTNAPVDFPKAKKSQSVAQSRPQPSATTVTGEAPTERVKLVVVTCKGLLNMTLTNIKSAVAFTTVPVDLLLFADDENRERLRQAISSWPESVLKRVGYKVSPVKFPEPEPEKWQSLFKPCATQRLFLPSMLPDVDAVIYVDADVLFLSPIEELWKHFTAMNSSHLAALAPESEDYATNWYRRFARHPFYQPLGVNSGVMLMNLTRMREFGWEKRLGPLLQKYGRDISWGDQDLLNILFSAHPERLLLFSCRWNYRTDHCMYGAYCTAGPPAVIHGSRRAFISDSEPAFRGLHQAMEQYELGESLEYSFVVPFKDGLRRSRKTRCGQEFLKQVVHWEVVAHSVDSAATKIRQSRES; encoded by the exons ATGGCCGGACAGAGGACGGTGTGCTTCGTGAGGTGCCTGTTCGTCGTTTCTGTGCTCGTCGCCGTGTGCTTATTGAAATATGAATATAATAACCTTTGGACGAATGCGCCGGTGGACTTTCCGAAAGCCAAGAAATCTCAGAGCGTGGCTCAATCCCGGCCGCAACCGAGTGCGACTACTGTCACCGGGGAAGCACCTAC GGAGCGAGTtaagttggtggtggtcacaTGCAAGGGACTGCTGAACATGACTCTGACCAACATCAAGTCGGCAGTGGCCTTCACAACGGTGCCCGTGGATCTCCTGCTTTTCGCCGACGACGAGAACAGGGAACGCCTGCGACAAGCG ATCTCATCGTGGCCTGAAAGCGTGCTGAAGCGAGTGGGTTACAAGGTGTCCCCGGTGAAATTTCCAGAACCGGAACCCGAAAAGTGGCAGTCCCTCTTCAAGCCTTGTGCCACTCAACGGCTGTTTCTTCCC AGTATGCTGCCAGATGTGGACGCGGTCATCTACGTGGATGCCGACGTCCTGTTCCTGAGCCCCATCGAAGAACTGTGGAAACACTTCACGGCCATGAACAGCTCGCATCTGGCAGCATTAGCCCCCGAGAGTGAGGACTATGCCACCAACTGGTACCGCCGTTTTGCCAGGCACCCTTTCTACCAACCACTTG GTGTCAACTCGGGCGTGATGCTCATGAATCTGACTCGCATGCGGGAGTTTGGCTGGGAGAAGCGGCTGGGGCCGCTGCTGCAGAAGTACGGCCGTGACATCTCCTGGGGCGACCAGGATCTCCTCAACATCTTGTTCAGCGCCCACCCCGAACGGCTGCTACTGTTCTCGTGCCGGTGGAACTATCGGACCGACCACTGCATGTATGGAGCGTACTGCACTGCTGGACCGCCGGCTGTCATACACGGGTCACGCAGGGCTTTCATCTCAGACTCGGAGCCAGCCTTTCGGGGACTTCACCAGGCTATGGAGCAG TACGAGCTTGGGGAGAGCCTCGAGTACAGCTTTGTCGTCCCTTTCAAGGATGGACTCAGAAGGAGCCGTAAGACTCGCTGCGGGCAGGAGTTCCTCAAGCAGGTGGTGCACTGGGAGGTGGTGGCACACAGCGTCGACAGTGCTGCCACCAAAATCAGACAAAGCAGAGAGTCCTGA